One window of the Eucalyptus grandis isolate ANBG69807.140 chromosome 6, ASM1654582v1, whole genome shotgun sequence genome contains the following:
- the LOC104450946 gene encoding WAT1-related protein At4g08290, whose amino-acid sequence MGGESMSMCCGVFNKVKPYLLMVGLQFGSAGMYVISAQTLKNGMSRYVLIVYRNAIAALVLAPFALVLERKTRPKMSFSIFFQIIVLGFLEPILDQNFAYLGITYTSASFASAIMNAVPSVTFVIAVMLRLERVKIKEVRGIAKIIGTIVTFLGALVMTLYKGPSFHLIGSANTAASGTGTDPSEKHWVSGTLFILIGCCAWSAFFNLQSITVKKYPAELSLSSLICLMGAMQSAAVALVAERHPAAWRVGWDSRLLAPVYTGIVSSGITYYVQGIVMKTRGPVFVTAFNPLCMIIVAVLSSLILSERLYLGSIIGGIVIAIGLYSVVWGKAKDYSTPSQECVDPKAETQKLPVSVADKVAVENGDIRK is encoded by the exons atgggtggCGAGAGCATGAGCATGTGTTGTGGAGTGTTTAATAAGGTGAAGCCATACTTACTAATGGTGGGTCTACAGTTCGGCTCGGCCGGGATGTACGTGATAAGCGCGCAAACCCTGAAGAACGGCATGAGCCGATACGTCCTCATCGTGTATCGCAACGCCATTGCTGCTTTGGTCCTCGCTCCCTTTGCTCTCGTCCTTGAAAG GAAGACCAGACCAAAGATGTCATTCTCGATTTTCTTTCAGATCATTGTGTTGGGATTTCTCGA GCCAATCCTTGATCAGAACTTCGCGTATCTGGGGATAACATACACGTCAGCATCGTTCGCATCGGCCATTATGAACGCAGTTCCATCGGTCACCTTTGTCATAGCCGTGATGCTCCG ATTAGAGCGAGTCAAAATCAAGGAGGTGCGTGGGATTGCGAAGATCATCGGGACGATCGTGACGTTCCTCGGAGCATTGGTGATGACACTGTACAAAGGCCCTTCGTTCCACTTGATTGGGTCCGCCAATACGGCCGCAAGCGGAACCGGCACCGACCCATCCGAGAAACATTGGGTCTCTGGCACGCTTTTCATCTTGATCGGCTGTTGTGCCTGGTCCGCCTTCTTCAACCTCCAA TCGATAACGGTGAAGAAGTACCCAGCGGAGCTGTCGCTGTCGTCGCTGATATGCTTGATGGGGGCGATGCAGAGCGCGGCGGTGGCGCTCGTCGCAGAGCGTCACCCTGCCGCGTGGAGAGTCGGGTGGGACTCTCGGCTCCTTGCTCCCGTTTACACC GGCATAGTTAGCTCCGGGATCACGTACTACGTGCAAGGTATAGTGATGAAGACGAGGGGTCCCGTGTTCGTCACGGCCTTCAATCCTCTGTGCATGATCATCGTCGCCGTCCTCAGTTCCCTCATCCTGTCCGAACGGCTTTATCTCGGAAG CATCATCGGAGGAATTGTCATCGCGATCGGTCTCTATTCCGTGGTATGGGGCAAAGCCAAGGACTACTCGACCCCGTCGCAAGAATGCGTCGACCCGAAAGCTGAAACCCAGAAGCTACCGGTTTCAGTGGCAGATAAGGTTGCTGTTGAAAATGGTGATATCAGGAAATGA